In one Diabrotica virgifera virgifera chromosome 7, PGI_DIABVI_V3a genomic region, the following are encoded:
- the LOC114326549 gene encoding myb/SANT-like DNA-binding domain-containing protein 4 → MNKRVNFSAQEKEELISLVSKYRDTIENKKTNGVSARDKDAAWEHLHFEFNSKGLNTFRTKEQLKKYWANIKQIERQVAATTKINRLGTGGGPFQPQNEPDETILEIINNKTVAGLENQYDDESQLEENIPVIIDPENQTIDCEELITQCPLVITPKTDNVLNCKELTMICKGSQPGSSTKQKTQKNKMTPPAVPKLEDLKAQFLSCQIQELSERVEMKRQEKQFQVKLYNLQLEEKRVEVDILLQKKRKLELENEALEAELKKKQCK, encoded by the exons atgaaTAAAAGGGTAAACTTTTCCGCCCAAGAGAAGGAAGAGCTTATTTCTTTGGTGTCCAAATACAGGGACAccattgaaaataaaaaaactaatgGTGTGTCTGCCAGAGACAAAGATGCTGCTTGGGAGCATCTTCACTTCGAGTTTAATTCGAAAGGTTTAAATACCTTTCGAACAAAAGAACAGCTCAAAAAATATTGGGCGAATATTAAACAAATAGAAAGGCAGGTAGCAGCTACTACAAAAATTAATAGGTTGGGAACGGGAGGAGGGCCATTCCAACCTCAAAATGAACCAGACGAGACCATTTTAGAAATCATAAACAATAAAACAGTAGCTGGTTTGGAGAACCAATATGATGATGAAAGTCAATTGGAGGAAAACATTCCTGTAATAATAG ATCCAGAAAATCAAACCATAGATTGTGAAGAGTTAATCACCCAATGCCCATTGGTGATTACTCCAAAAACAGACAATGTTTTAAACTGCAAGGAGTTAACCATGATTTGTAAAG gttCACAACCAGGTTCATCAACCAAACAAAAGAcgcaaaaaaataaaatgaccCCACCAGCAGTCCCGAAACTAGAAGACTTAAAGGCCCAGTTTCTGAGTTGCCAAATTCAGGAACTAAGTGAGAGAGTGGAGATGAAAAGGCAAGAAAAGCAATTTCAAGTGAAGCTGTACAATCTCCAACTTGAAGAAAAAAGAGTAGAAGTTGATATTTtactacaaaaaaaaagaaaactagAGCTAGAGAATGAAGCTCTAGAggctgaattaaaaaaaaaacaatgtaaataa